The following nucleotide sequence is from Pseudomonas sp. S09G 359.
TGATCACCCGTTGGAAGTCCGCCAGGTCAGCGAAATGCGCCGCGCGTACCTGCTCGAATTTAGTGTGGTCGGCCACCAGCACGCAGGTCTGCGCCCGCGCCATCACTCGGCGTTTCACTTCGACTTCATTGAGGTTGTAACAGGTGACCCCATGGGCGGCGCTGACCCCGGCGGCCGAGATAAACGCCCATGCCACGCGGATGCCATCGATGATGCCGGCCTCGGCGCGGCTTTCAAACACCATGTTACGCCGGTCCAGGATGCCGCCACACAGAATCACCGTGCAGTGCGGCTTTTGCTGGAGTTTAATCAGCACATTCAAGGAGTTGCACAGCGCAGTGAACTCCAGCTCGTCAGGCAAGGCATCGATGATAAAGGGCGTGGTGGTGCCGCAATCGATGAAAATCGTATCGCCCGGGCGCACCAGGCGTGCAGCGAGGATGCCGATCTGGCGCTTCTCGGCGATGTTGCGCTGATCCTGTTCGGCCACTTGGTAATCCGGCTCGGGCGCGCCGCTGCGGGTCACATGCCCGCCGAGCAGACGCAGGCCGTGGGCGTTATCCACCAGATCACGACGCACGGTCATTTCCGACACGCCGAGCAACGCCGCCATGTCCCTCAGGTGCACCGCCGCCTCGCCCTGCAGGGCTTTGTGCATGGCTTTGAAGCGCTCGCTTTTCTTTGAATCCACTGCGTCTCACCCTGTTCTTCTGTGACTGGCTGTCAGGCAGGCTCACAAAATCCATTTACAATGTTATTTATTTCACATTTAATGCATTCAACTTAACACAAACAGGCTTTTCTTCGCATCCACAGGACACTCCCATGCCCCAAGACCTCGCCAGCTATATCGACCACACCCTGCTAGCCGCGGACGCTTCCCAGGCCAGTATTCGCCAACTCTGCTCCGAGGCTCGCGAGCATGGTTTCAAATCGGTGTGCGTCAACAGCGCCAACGTGCCGCTGGCGGCTGAATGCCTGCATGGCGCGCTGCCGCTGGTGTGCGCAGTGGTCGGCTTTCCCCTGGGCGCCGGTCTCAGCGCGGCCAAGGCCTATGAGGCACAACTGGCGATCCAGGCCGGCGCGCGGGAAATTGATATGGTATTGAACATAGGCTGGTTGAAGGATGGCCTGCTGGACCCGGTGCGCGACGACATCGCCCAGGTCCTCCAGGCCTGCGGCGAAGTGCCATTGAAGGTGATCCTGGAAACCGGCCTGCTCAACGACGAACAGAAAACCCAGGCATGCGTGATTTGCCGCGAACTCAACGTCGCCTTCGTCAAGACTTCCACCGGCTTCGGCCACGGCGGCGCCACCCTGGCCGATGTGCGCCTGATGCGCGAAGTGGTCGGGCCGGTGATCGGCGTTAAGGCCTCGGGCGGCGTGAGGGATCTAGCCACCGCCGAGGCAATGATCGACGCGGGTGCCACACGCTTGGGCAGCAGTTCCGGGATAGCCATTGTCAGCGGTGCAAGCACGGTGGCGGGCGCCTACTAGGCGACAAAAAGCCCAGCGCGCAGGCTGGGCTTCCAATGGAGTTACTTGACCTTGTTGCTCAAGGTATCGACGCTGCGTTTAAGGTCATCCAGGCTACGCTTCAGGCCCTCAATATCGCTTTTTTGCCGTTCGATCGTGCTTTTCTGCTCGTCGACCGTGCGTTTGAGGCTCGACAATTGGCTGTCGCTGGAACTGGAACTCGAACCGTCTTTGCGCTTGAACTCATCAAAGTCGCGGGCCTGCCCGTCCACCTTGCTTTTCAGGCCCTTTAGATCGTCATCGGTGCGTTTCTGCGCAGCTTGCAACTGTTCAACGTCCCCGACCGAAATACGCGACGACTTCAAGACATACCGATTACCCGCCTCCATCGAAGCCGCCGTCAGGCGATCATTGCTCGCCGCGCTGAAATCCCCCCATTGCACCGCACTCTCCGCGTGAGCCGTGCCTGCCAACATCCCCATAAAACCTGCAACTACGATCCAAGAGCGCTTGCGAACTGAGAACATCAACCGATTCCTTTCAAGACAGCCGGGATGGCATATCGCTATGACTGTCAGTTATGAATCTTGTTCCCGCAGCGTAGGAATCCTCTGAAATCTATCTGAAAGCCTCCGTAGATCACTGATCTATCGAGCTTTTTCGTTGCCCTCAAGGTGCAACAAAGCGACCTTTTAACCTTGCGCCCAAGCGCCTGGGTCTATATATTCTCAACCCTGCTGCACCGCGCTGCCGCCCGAATGGCGAAACTGGTAGACGCATGGGACTTAAAATCCCCCGCTCGTAAGGGCGTCCCGGTTCGATTCCGGGTTCGGGCACCATAGATATCAAGGGCTTGCATGATGAACTTCATGCAGGCCTTTATCTTTTGTGTTCCGCAATTTTTGGATGTGTTCCGCAATTCCCCTCTCCGGCGTTCTGCCGACTTAATTCAAATCCTCCGTTTCACCGACTGCTACGCTGTTCACTCCACCAGAGGAACGCCGATGCCCAACTCAGACCTGCTCCCCTCCCTGCTTTCCAAGCTGTACGAAAACCAGCTGGCCCTTGAAGCCTCGATCATGGAACTTTCAAGCTGGGTGGAGCAGCGGGGCTCTGCCGAGGTCGCAGAAAATATCCGAGGCGCGCTGCACACCATTGACGAGAATGAAGATTCATAAAACTCACTCTGGCCGTGCTCATGTCACCGGAGTGACCCTGCAGCTCGTCGGCTGGAATCGCATAACCATAGACTCTCAAATACTGTATGCACATACAGCATTTGAGTTTCACACCATGAACATCGACGAAGACACCTTCGCGTGGCTTGGCTGCCCTACGCCGCTGGAAATGTACAAGCACCATTGCGCCCTGCTAGAGGACGAACTCAACCAGGCACAAGCGATGCTGAACAAGGCGCGCCGCAATATCGCCGGCCTGGTCCAATTAAGCGACGATCTGGCCACCGGCAAAGCATCTGCAGAATTGGCACTCAAGAAAGCATTGGAAAATATCGGCAGGTTGAACCGGGAGAGCTCTGATATGGGGCGAAGGATTGCCAGCCTCGACGTGGTCGCCGATCAGCGCGACCACCTGTTCAGGGAGAACCAGAGGCTGCTGATGGAGCTGACAAATCTAAAAGAACGTTCAGCCTAGCTCGTCTGCGTATACAGCGAGAGCTCTATCTGACAAGTCGATCCAACCGGCCCCGTCGATCAGTCCATGCGACCTAAAAATGTTCGCAGCGGACATACTCATGTCATACCGCTCTTGAGGGGATAGAGATCCGATCGCTGCGCTATTGCTCGACGGGGTTGATCCCTCTAATGCATTGCCTTGCCCATTACTGATCGTCATGACGAATGCTCTTGCCCAGTGTCTACCCTGTAGAGGCTGCCGTAGCCTGCCTGTTCACCAATCCCGACGAGCGGAGACGATCATGTGCGGAAGATTGACGCAGTACCGCGGCATCCATGACTTTGTTGCAGCTTTGAGCATGCCCAATGCCTTGGCGAACTCCGTGGGCGATCAACCGATTGAGCGCTTTAACGTCGCGCCAACAACTCAGGTTGCACTGCTCCACCTGCAGGGCGATTTGCTGCACGCCGACCCGGTCCGCTGGGGATGGCGACCACATTGGGCGAAGGACCGCGCAGCGCCAATCAACGCGCGCGTCGAGAAGGTAGCCAACGGCCCATTCTTCCGGGCGATCTGGCCGCACCGGGCTATCACACCCATAGACGGTTGGTTTGAGTGGGTAGACGAAGGCGGACCCAAGAAGCAGCCTTATCTGATCCGCCGCCGGGATGGCGCGCCCATCCTCTGCACGGCCATCGGTCAGCTACCGGATGCCGATGAAGGCCCAGGCGAGCATGACGGCTTCGTAATCATCACCGCTGACAGTGCTGGCGGCATGGTGGACATCCACGACCGTCGGCCAGTGGTGCTGCCTCCGGACCTGGCCCGGGAATGGTTGGACCCGGCTACGCCCAAGGAGCGCGCCGAGCAGATGGTGCTGCACCAGGGAGAGCCCGCCGAAGTATTTGAATGGTTCAAGGTCGACACAGCCGTTGGAAACGTCAGGAACAAGGGATCCGAACTGATCCGCCCCCTACGCTAAGGCTCCGAGAAATACCACATCACAAACGCTACCGCCGTAACCCAGCCCAGAGTCAGCAGAAACGAAAGACCTGCAAGCCTCTTATCCATGGCGCCCTTCAATAAACCAAATGATCGCAATACGAACCCGCCCCGAGAGAGTAGTTCATTGATCTCAGGGTGCAATTGCACGAACGTATGCCTGGCACGCGCGTAGTGCGATCAGTCCTCGGTCACCGCCGTCGGTGATGGCGATAATTCGTTGAGCATGCGCTGGGTCAAGTTGGGCTCGACGGGCTGCATGAACCACGCCGGCGGCACCGGGGGCGGCAGGCACGTCGCAGCCATTGGCTGAATCCTCGAGGAGGACTGACAGCCGTACATCAGCAGTAGCAAGCTGGTCACGCAGGCGAGCTTGATTGCGCTGGGCATCGGATAATTCCTTGGTATGTTGTTGGTCCTGGCCGGAGAGCTTCTGCTCCAGGGCCAGCCGTTTGTCTTGTTCGCCGCGGGCCTGGGATGCGGCGGCACTGCTGATTGCCGCCAAGTCATCCTTGTGCAGACCCGCCTGTTCTGCCAGCTGCTTGCCCATCCGCCAGTCCTGCACCTGCCAGGCGCCCCCAAAGCCGATGGCAAGCGCCAGAAGGATCGACGCCAAGATCTGGCCCGGCGTCATCACGGCACATCCTTGAAGAAAACGTGGTGACCGAGCCGCAGCGTTTCCTTGGCGCCCGACACCCAGGCCGGGGCCTTAGGCATGGTAGTGGCGTAGTAGTGTGTGGCACCGCCGGTTGGATCGGGCACAGCGCCGGCGATCACCTGGTCTGCCGCTCGCTGGGCCTGGGCAAACTGCGCGTCCGGGATCGGCATGGCGCCACTCAGGTACGCATAGTTAGGGTCATTCTGGTTCCAGCAGCTGAACTGCCACGGCTTCAGGCAAACCCCGGCATAGCCCTCCCCCCACCAAGACTTCGGCTTGCCGTCGAAAACTCGGTTGCGGATCGTCCAGGCAACGGCGATCTGCCCTGCCAAACCTTCGCCTCGCGCCTCGCCCCAAAGCGTGCGCGCCAAAACATCTCGGTCTTTCTCAGTTGTGTTCATATTTTCTCCGGGCAATAAAAAACCCGCTCATGGCGGGTATCGGTGTTCTGGTAACGATCAGGTAGGCGCGACTGGACGCTTGGCGCTGTCGGGAAAGTCGGGGTTATCACTAGTCCACTTGCGCAGGGACAGCCAGTACTTCTGCCACTGCTGAGCGGTGCCTGGGATATCTTCCTCGCCGTATTCGATTGCAGTCACATTCTGTTGCGCCGCAGGCATTTCAGCGTCACGCCACGCGATCTCAGTTTGACGAAGTTTCGCAGTTAGGGTTTCGGTTGTGATTTCCCAAGTGCCATCCTCTTTGGCGGTGTAATCGATTGAGCTTGGGCGGGGGCCTGACATCTCAATCCAGCCTTCATCAGGGCCCTTATCGGTCTCATCGACTTCGCAGATGCTTTGGGCCAAAATCCCGTAATACCTCATCATTACGCAGCTCCCTTGAGTTTCCAGACTTTCAGTCTGCACTGAGCGCTAGCGATAAGTGCGCCCCCCGTTGCGCCATGCCCGCCACCGGCTTGAGCTGAAGTTGCCAGCATAACTGCGTTAATGCCAGTTTGAACTGCAATATCACCGGTTCCGAAAAACTGACTAACCCTTGTTCCGTAAGAGTTGCCAGCGCTGCCTGCGTTGTCCCCCCAGCCTGGATCGGACCAAATACCGTTCCAAAGAACATCCACCTTCACAAACACATGAAAGCCCGGGAATGGGTTTGTAACGACATACCTCTGATTTGCACCAATTGCAGCTGGTGAGGCAGCAGTACCTCCGTTCGGGTAAAGAACAGTGAACCCCGCGGAAGATTCAAGCGCATCAAGACGACCCGATTGCTGTGAAACCGTGGTAGCCAGTGCCGTCACGTCTACAGATCCAGGGTTGGTCGCCTTGCCCGCACCGACGGTGCACCAGATGACGGTTTCGGCGGATGGGCGGGTTTCTGTGCCGACCCGCGGGGCGCCATTGATGCTGTCCGTTACAGGGCCGCCAGTGTGAGAGGAATAGAGGTTGACGTTACTGGCACCTGCGACCAGCCCATTGGTTATCGCCGCGTCCGCAGTAAAGCCCGCCTGTCCACCTGCCGAGGCAGCGAGCATCGTGCGGTGCTTCATGCCTTGGACCTGATCTGCGGCATGCAGCCCGGCAGTGCCGGCAGAATTCTTCCCATCACCACGAAGAAACATCGCGGCAATGGTATTGCCATCGGCGTGCTTGGCGTTGGTATCCGGCATGCGGAAGGTGGTGGTGCCGTTACCGCTCGAATACTTACCGCGCTGATCGTACGGCGCAGCAAGCCATACCGCGTCGGTCACAGCGCTTGCCAATACCAGCGCCCACAGATCCGGCCAGTCCGCGCGATTGAGCAACTGCCCATCACGGGCAATCCAACCGGCCGGCAGCGTATTTCGCGAAACGGGCCAGGGCACGATGGAGCCAACTGGCAGTCCAGCACCGCCAGCCTCCTTGTACACCCCGCCAGCGGTTAAGAATTTATCCTGATCGCCGGCCGCACCGGCTGGCGCAAGCCCCTTCTTGCCGGCGGTATTCGCTGTAGCGCCCACCATCGGCGCAATACCCTGGCGCAATAGGTCGAAGCCTTCTGAGGTGATCGCTCGCAGCGACGTTATGTCGTTGTTGGCGCCGCTTGCTGCCTTGCCGAGCGTTACCTCTTCAGCGCGATCAGCAGAATCTTCAGCAGCGGCAGCCGAATCTGCAGCAGCTTGCTCCGACTGGATGATCGAATCCCTGGCAGTCTCGGCGCGGACGGCTGACTCGCCCGATGCCTGGGCAGAGGTCCCGCTTTGCTGCGCGGCCTGCTGCGCCGCATCTTTGTTTTCAGTGGATGCCTGGGCCGCAGAGGTTGCAATGCCTGCTTGCTCACTGGCGACCACCTTAGATTGACCGGCAGACTCAGCTGCCTCGGTCGCTGCCGCCACCTGCTCCTGCATGTCGGCCACGCCACTGGCAATCACCTGGGTGGCGGCCCGCAAAGCGTCAGCCGAATCCTTGACGTACCCCTGCATGGGTGCGAGCGAGTACACGCCCGCTGCCACCTCGGCACCCTGGTAACCTGGCGCGATGGACAGCGCCGTATCACTCGCGATGTTGGTGACTTCGTACCACTCGCCATCAGGCCCGCGAAACGCGTCACCCACACGAGCATTGCGAATGAAAGCTGTACCGGTGCCAATAACCGCATTACCGCCAGGCGCTACTGCAACCGTTCCTGTTTTGTACCAGGTCATATAAATCCCCTAAGAAATAGGCTTTGCAAATACTACCGGCGTATACAGCGATGTTTGTATGTCAACACCTACAACCTGCATCACCAGCCTGTTATTTGCATAATCCCAAAAAGCGTACATATTTCCCTGTCGCGACGTACCGCCTGCGATATCCATCGCAATATTGTTAAGCAACATGAAGTCACCGGAATCCAGCGGAGAGTATGCCGTCCAGCTAAGTCTAGAAGTGCCTTGCCCAGTAGAGGATGACCCCAAATAAGACCAGCCCGCTATTATTCTTGTAAACTGCGCTGCGGGAGTGCCGCTATCAAACAACAACTTTCCAGCACCATCCCAAATACGAAACCCGTAAGTGGCTATAGGCGCTGACTGAAACGCGGCACAAAACCAAGAACCAGAAGAGTACTGCCCGACGATTCCACGGAATGAAAATCCGGTCCAAGCTCCGGGCGAGCCGTTAACCAGGCAAAAGCACAATGTGCTTGATTGGTCGGGCCTCACGAATACAAGCGGCGGCTCAACGGTGGTTATTGTTTGCGGGAATCCCACGCTTGCGCCGGAGCCGCCATTGACCCAGGTACCTTTGTGTAAAACAACAAGCCGGGAGAACTCTGAATCAAGAATTACGACATCACTGTTATTGGTAAACTGAACGCCATAAGTCATT
It contains:
- the deoC gene encoding deoxyribose-phosphate aldolase, translated to MPQDLASYIDHTLLAADASQASIRQLCSEAREHGFKSVCVNSANVPLAAECLHGALPLVCAVVGFPLGAGLSAAKAYEAQLAIQAGAREIDMVLNIGWLKDGLLDPVRDDIAQVLQACGEVPLKVILETGLLNDEQKTQACVICRELNVAFVKTSTGFGHGGATLADVRLMREVVGPVIGVKASGGVRDLATAEAMIDAGATRLGSSSGIAIVSGASTVAGAY
- a CDS encoding cell wall hydrolase, which codes for MNTTEKDRDVLARTLWGEARGEGLAGQIAVAWTIRNRVFDGKPKSWWGEGYAGVCLKPWQFSCWNQNDPNYAYLSGAMPIPDAQFAQAQRAADQVIAGAVPDPTGGATHYYATTMPKAPAWVSGAKETLRLGHHVFFKDVP
- a CDS encoding SOS response-associated peptidase family protein — protein: MCGRLTQYRGIHDFVAALSMPNALANSVGDQPIERFNVAPTTQVALLHLQGDLLHADPVRWGWRPHWAKDRAAPINARVEKVANGPFFRAIWPHRAITPIDGWFEWVDEGGPKKQPYLIRRRDGAPILCTAIGQLPDADEGPGEHDGFVIITADSAGGMVDIHDRRPVVLPPDLAREWLDPATPKERAEQMVLHQGEPAEVFEWFKVDTAVGNVRNKGSELIRPLR
- a CDS encoding phage tail protein produces the protein MTWYKTGTVAVAPGGNAVIGTGTAFIRNARVGDAFRGPDGEWYEVTNIASDTALSIAPGYQGAEVAAGVYSLAPMQGYVKDSADALRAATQVIASGVADMQEQVAAATEAAESAGQSKVVASEQAGIATSAAQASTENKDAAQQAAQQSGTSAQASGESAVRAETARDSIIQSEQAAADSAAAAEDSADRAEEVTLGKAASGANNDITSLRAITSEGFDLLRQGIAPMVGATANTAGKKGLAPAGAAGDQDKFLTAGGVYKEAGGAGLPVGSIVPWPVSRNTLPAGWIARDGQLLNRADWPDLWALVLASAVTDAVWLAAPYDQRGKYSSGNGTTTFRMPDTNAKHADGNTIAAMFLRGDGKNSAGTAGLHAADQVQGMKHRTMLAASAGGQAGFTADAAITNGLVAGASNVNLYSSHTGGPVTDSINGAPRVGTETRPSAETVIWCTVGAGKATNPGSVDVTALATTVSQQSGRLDALESSAGFTVLYPNGGTAASPAAIGANQRYVVTNPFPGFHVFVKVDVLWNGIWSDPGWGDNAGSAGNSYGTRVSQFFGTGDIAVQTGINAVMLATSAQAGGGHGATGGALIASAQCRLKVWKLKGAA
- the deoR gene encoding DNA-binding transcriptional repressor DeoR; amino-acid sequence: MDSKKSERFKAMHKALQGEAAVHLRDMAALLGVSEMTVRRDLVDNAHGLRLLGGHVTRSGAPEPDYQVAEQDQRNIAEKRQIGILAARLVRPGDTIFIDCGTTTPFIIDALPDELEFTALCNSLNVLIKLQQKPHCTVILCGGILDRRNMVFESRAEAGIIDGIRVAWAFISAAGVSAAHGVTCYNLNEVEVKRRVMARAQTCVLVADHTKFEQVRAAHFADLADFQRVISDAGLTPAQQQMIEEGGATLVM
- a CDS encoding lysis system i-spanin subunit Rz, which produces MTPGQILASILLALAIGFGGAWQVQDWRMGKQLAEQAGLHKDDLAAISSAAASQARGEQDKRLALEQKLSGQDQQHTKELSDAQRNQARLRDQLATADVRLSVLLEDSANGCDVPAAPGAAGVVHAARRAQLDPAHAQRIIAITDGGDRGLIALRACQAYVRAIAP